From Microcoleus sp. FACHB-831, a single genomic window includes:
- a CDS encoding nitrate reductase associated protein, with the protein MSDFFEFEADFVDSLRCIPMQVRMKLDTCGVKLKLSHWHDLTDDERQALVDLSCTTEKESQAYREFLHKLILERTGTPASDLPVEDSPAWMDAKTVPPSINEKAQELGLTVTPSQWASLTPLQRFALIKLSRASHENKNFLPALQEFKLFPSYQEM; encoded by the coding sequence ATGAGTGATTTCTTTGAATTTGAAGCGGACTTTGTAGATTCTCTCCGCTGCATTCCCATGCAAGTGCGTATGAAATTAGACACTTGCGGTGTCAAACTTAAATTGTCGCATTGGCACGATCTCACAGATGACGAGCGTCAAGCCCTCGTAGACTTGTCCTGCACAACAGAAAAAGAAAGTCAAGCCTATCGGGAATTTTTGCACAAATTAATTCTAGAACGCACGGGTACGCCAGCAAGCGATCTGCCAGTTGAAGACAGCCCCGCATGGATGGATGCAAAAACTGTGCCACCCAGTATTAACGAGAAGGCGCAAGAATTGGGGCTGACGGTGACACCTTCGCAGTGGGCTTCTCTAACTCCATTGCAGCGGTTTGCCCTAATTAAACTCAGTCGCGCCAGTCACGAAAATAAGAACTTTTTACCAGCGCTTCAGGAATTTAAGCTTTTTCCTTCCTATCAAGAAATGTGA
- a CDS encoding N-acetylmuramoyl-L-alanine amidase — protein MSLACSDLGIRLKTTVAIAIALLLKSTLTINMPFTARVISCQEWGARSPKEWPEETTPKYVIIHHTDTPNPPNDISKKTEDGAKRFARSVQNTHMDIFGWNDSGHNFLNTTGGVLLEGRQGSLAKIKQGLCVRSAHAGNPLGNESPGIENEGRFMTYQMGEKQWNSLVDLCVSLCSTCRIPPENIKGHRDFSPTDCPGDWLYSQLPRLRQAVKQKLNTLTSGTDESLRLGSVGAKVKQLQQLLRDKGFNPGPIDGSFGSGTEIGVKAFQKSVGLTADGIVGNTTWTALTNPSKPIPISLINMCKYYKGLPNQDEALTWLQKQIPQSVLDEFAKKWRDQS, from the coding sequence TTGTCCCTAGCTTGCAGCGACCTGGGCATTAGGTTAAAAACAACCGTAGCGATCGCGATCGCTCTGCTGCTCAAATCTACCCTAACTATCAATATGCCTTTCACTGCTCGCGTCATTTCATGCCAAGAGTGGGGTGCCAGAAGCCCAAAAGAATGGCCAGAGGAAACAACCCCCAAATATGTCATCATCCACCATACCGATACCCCCAATCCACCAAACGATATCTCCAAAAAAACTGAGGACGGAGCCAAAAGATTTGCTCGTAGTGTCCAAAATACCCACATGGATATTTTTGGCTGGAATGATTCCGGCCACAATTTTTTGAATACCACTGGGGGCGTCCTCCTAGAAGGAAGACAGGGCAGTTTAGCAAAAATCAAGCAGGGTTTGTGCGTTCGCTCCGCCCATGCTGGAAACCCTCTGGGCAACGAGTCACCAGGAATTGAAAATGAAGGTCGGTTTATGACCTACCAAATGGGGGAAAAACAATGGAATAGTTTAGTAGATTTATGTGTTTCGCTTTGCAGTACGTGCCGCATTCCTCCTGAAAATATAAAAGGCCATAGAGACTTTTCTCCCACTGACTGCCCTGGCGATTGGCTCTACAGCCAACTGCCGCGTTTGCGTCAAGCCGTAAAGCAAAAGTTAAATACTCTTACGAGTGGGACAGACGAGTCTTTAAGACTTGGCTCAGTGGGGGCAAAAGTCAAACAGTTGCAACAGCTATTGCGAGATAAAGGATTTAATCCCGGCCCCATTGATGGCAGTTTTGGTTCTGGTACAGAGATTGGTGTGAAAGCTTTTCAAAAGTCGGTAGGACTGACGGCAGATGGAATTGTTGGTAATACCACTTGGACGGCGCTGACTAATCCATCAAAGCCAATTCCCATCAGCTTGATTAATATGTGCAAGTATTATAAAGGCTTGCCTAACCAAGATGAGGCATTGACTTGGCTTCAGAAGCAAATTCCTCAATCAGTTCTCGATGAGTTTGCCAAAAAATGGCGCGATCAAAGTTAA
- a CDS encoding M48 family metalloprotease yields MRNAPPLVRLGIALLTLIFGLIAYCTTTVTNPITGEKQRVQLTPRQEIALGVQSRSQMANKFGGLDQDQALQQYIDKIGGQVVQKSVAQSSGYPFEFHLLRDPQTVNAFALPGGQIFITVGLLRRLSSSAQLAGVLGHEAGHVVARHGAEHLAKQQLGQAVVTAVGVAASDSNDGGRKAAVLAQAVNQVVSLRYGREDELESDRLGVRFMSEAGYDPRAMVEVMKILGAARSGSKSPEFFSSHPSPENRVQRLQAEITKNYPQGVPANLQKGREEFAKYIAPRLPSAK; encoded by the coding sequence GTGAGAAATGCTCCACCACTGGTGCGGTTGGGTATTGCGTTATTAACGCTGATATTTGGGCTGATCGCATACTGCACTACTACGGTGACTAACCCGATAACAGGGGAAAAGCAGCGCGTGCAGCTAACACCACGTCAAGAGATTGCTTTGGGAGTGCAGTCGCGATCGCAAATGGCCAATAAATTTGGCGGTCTTGACCAAGACCAGGCGCTCCAGCAATATATTGACAAGATAGGAGGGCAGGTGGTGCAGAAGTCCGTCGCCCAGAGTTCAGGTTATCCCTTTGAATTCCATCTGCTGCGCGATCCTCAAACCGTCAATGCCTTCGCCCTGCCAGGAGGTCAGATTTTTATTACCGTTGGTCTGCTGCGGCGTCTTTCATCCTCAGCGCAACTGGCGGGCGTGCTGGGTCACGAAGCTGGACACGTTGTTGCGCGACACGGTGCCGAACATTTAGCCAAGCAGCAGTTAGGTCAAGCTGTAGTAACCGCAGTTGGGGTTGCAGCAAGTGATAGCAATGATGGTGGAAGAAAGGCTGCCGTTCTTGCCCAAGCGGTTAACCAAGTAGTTAGCCTGCGTTACGGACGCGAAGACGAACTGGAAAGCGATCGCTTGGGCGTGCGCTTTATGAGTGAAGCTGGCTACGACCCTCGGGCTATGGTAGAAGTAATGAAAATTTTGGGAGCCGCAAGGAGTGGCAGCAAGTCCCCGGAGTTCTTCAGCAGCCACCCCAGCCCTGAAAACCGAGTTCAACGCTTGCAAGCTGAAATTACTAAAAATTATCCCCAGGGAGTTCCAGCTAATTTGCAGAAAGGGCGCGAGGAATTTGCTAAATATATTGCTCCTCGTTTGCCAAGCGCAAAATAG